From Halomicrobium urmianum, the proteins below share one genomic window:
- a CDS encoding twin-arginine translocation signal domain-containing protein, with protein MTDEDPNELRQRVREQEERIEQLESMVKRMMPNRRDVLKAGGAAAGAGLLGFGAGTASGSDTSSRRAGAPGDEVDVYLDELKDPSGDVVADVDDTGAVEFLRPVSVEEMANGWFYAGAYDGSDPDSRLDNALSDAPSEGSLIFLEPMEYSSNRSFGGITLVGTGIRYQDSTYVTGDWTVSGPETAVERVWLGGSITVDQPDCLLTKIRGNGSITFSSGTSGGVADTIVGVPVTDNGSNTIGTTS; from the coding sequence ATGACCGACGAAGATCCCAACGAACTGCGACAGCGAGTTCGCGAACAGGAGGAGCGAATCGAGCAGCTGGAGAGCATGGTCAAGCGGATGATGCCGAACCGGCGAGACGTACTGAAGGCCGGCGGAGCGGCGGCAGGCGCTGGTCTGCTCGGCTTCGGGGCTGGAACGGCATCCGGATCGGATACGTCCTCACGTCGTGCCGGAGCGCCGGGCGACGAGGTCGACGTCTACCTCGACGAACTGAAGGATCCCAGCGGGGATGTCGTCGCCGACGTCGACGATACGGGCGCAGTCGAATTCCTGCGACCGGTCAGTGTAGAAGAGATGGCCAACGGATGGTTCTATGCTGGCGCGTACGATGGGTCTGATCCTGACAGTAGATTAGATAACGCGCTATCTGACGCTCCGAGCGAAGGGAGTCTTATCTTTCTTGAGCCGATGGAATATTCTTCTAATCGATCATTCGGTGGTATTACGCTGGTCGGTACAGGGATCAGATATCAAGATTCAACATACGTAACTGGGGATTGGACAGTCTCTGGGCCTGAGACGGCTGTTGAACGGGTCTGGCTGGGCGGCTCAATCACAGTCGATCAGCCTGATTGTTTACTCACTAAGATCCGTGGCAACGGTTCGATAACATTTAGCTCTGGAACCTCGGGTGGTGTGGCGGATACGATAGTGGGGGTGCCAGTGACAGACAACGGATCAAACACCATTGGCACTACCTCATAG
- a CDS encoding DUF7845 domain-containing protein, translating into MIVEEENPIGLETHGLGQNLLWEDHGLSPYWGVVSVFEPDHDETLGPFEACGETWEIVGAKHWNGQLAHPENPDEFEDGLYEYQYKLEAVDDWGDRDAVFQFRPGFPDAMNVHSGNPIQSMPDDCPESIRVQSITTNLSVDESLELLQALADHIGLNPDYFHENPHPYSSIYQFERYGRLDRAVAQDHLTGSGGIIDEIADFAKDQRGRGEYKWDHEEIEGHYQSVAIDPDTWDLLLEDQSYGKHFKCYHPFHVRSESTDRDDDPLADPKIEMSYSSEYHPGESLDWHERDEVVSELDEAVHNILYWADVPVTPDADVWTDEDPYFDGNAGDAVELVSNPLPDLRDATEHHVESEFVRADVTDTDLEIAKVLTDGGNQHYEELAENADASTSAVYRLLDKFSALLESDNGIVKFIDDATRQHATDILEQVRETTEWAGDAIREVVDRDSLLRGEGTSALEKWMQRHGIKLVNSQRDRIRLKLGRRVGERELMKILRSGLEAAEGSGIPTEKIRNGLIDWVDRDGNPRKGWQIVVDGSILRKGGGDPYDSVSFTGTPDGNVNKSG; encoded by the coding sequence CGAAACTTGGGAGATCGTCGGTGCCAAGCACTGGAACGGTCAGCTCGCCCATCCCGAGAATCCCGATGAGTTCGAAGACGGACTCTACGAATATCAGTACAAGCTCGAGGCTGTCGACGACTGGGGAGACCGTGACGCTGTTTTCCAGTTCCGGCCCGGCTTTCCCGACGCGATGAACGTCCACTCCGGGAACCCGATCCAGTCGATGCCTGACGACTGCCCGGAGTCAATTCGCGTCCAGTCCATCACGACAAACCTCTCAGTCGACGAGTCGCTCGAGTTGCTTCAGGCACTCGCTGATCACATCGGCCTGAACCCGGATTACTTCCACGAAAATCCGCACCCGTACTCCAGCATCTACCAGTTCGAACGCTACGGGCGTCTCGATCGGGCTGTCGCGCAGGATCACCTGACCGGGTCCGGCGGCATCATCGACGAGATTGCCGACTTCGCAAAGGATCAGCGCGGCCGTGGCGAGTACAAGTGGGACCACGAGGAGATTGAGGGCCACTACCAGAGCGTCGCGATCGATCCCGATACTTGGGACCTATTGCTTGAGGATCAGTCCTACGGTAAGCATTTCAAGTGCTATCACCCATTCCACGTTCGTTCAGAGAGTACGGACCGCGACGATGATCCGCTCGCCGATCCGAAGATCGAGATGTCCTATTCCAGTGAGTACCACCCCGGCGAGTCTCTCGACTGGCACGAGCGCGACGAGGTCGTCTCTGAGCTCGACGAGGCCGTCCACAACATCCTCTACTGGGCTGACGTTCCCGTCACGCCCGACGCGGACGTCTGGACCGACGAAGATCCCTACTTCGACGGCAACGCTGGCGACGCGGTCGAACTCGTCTCAAATCCGCTGCCTGACCTCCGCGATGCAACCGAGCATCACGTCGAAAGCGAGTTCGTTCGCGCTGACGTCACCGATACCGACCTCGAGATCGCGAAGGTCCTCACCGATGGCGGGAACCAGCACTACGAGGAACTCGCCGAGAACGCCGACGCCAGCACGTCGGCTGTCTACCGTCTCCTCGATAAGTTCTCCGCGCTCCTGGAGTCAGACAACGGGATCGTCAAGTTCATCGACGACGCTACGCGCCAGCACGCGACGGATATCCTCGAGCAGGTCCGCGAAACGACCGAATGGGCCGGAGACGCGATTCGTGAGGTCGTCGATCGGGATTCGCTGCTTCGTGGCGAAGGCACCTCTGCCCTTGAGAAGTGGATGCAGCGCCACGGGATCAAACTTGTCAACAGCCAGCGAGACCGTATTCGCCTCAAGCTCGGTCGGCGTGTCGGCGAGCGAGAGCTTATGAAGATTCTCCGCTCCGGGCTCGAGGCCGCCGAGGGCTCTGGTATCCCCACCGAGAAGATCAGGAACGGCCTGATTGACTGGGTCGACCGCGACGGCAATCCCCGGAAGGGCTGGCAGATCGTCGTCGACGGCAGCATCCTCAGGAAGGGCGGGGGCGACCCCTACGATTCAGTTTCGTTTACTGGCACGCCTGACGGGAACGTGAATAAGAGCGGCTGA